The stretch of DNA GAAATTGCAACAACAAATGCAcatattaaagttttaataattggcATTAGTGATTTACAAGGATTAAaacaatcataaattattttactcgaaaatcaattgtaaaatttttctattacaattatatatttgttattaaaaccACAAACTtagtacaattatttatacactTAAAAgtgacaataaaatatatttttcaatttaaaagagatgaaacttttttttaaaatataaatcagcaattattaattataaacacttatatttttataattattcatgtaaattaattgataaaaaattcagcaatcctagcaattttttattgtctttaAAATTtgcttataattattttgtaaatatactcAAGAGACTAgctaatttaaattcaagtacATTACTCATGAATATGTAATTCTGTATGTCGAAATTATTTactctttataaattttttcgaaacaaaaaaaacccatTATTTTGCAGAGAAAAAAATCCAATGAtcttacatgtatttttcaattcaagataattataaaaactttgaataaaattaatcatcttACAATGTAATctagtttaaattaattcacaaaaaaacttgataaacaatttaatagtaaataaGATACTTTAAcaaggataaaataaaaaaaatgataattgtcaattaattcaGAAActagttaatttataaactttgattatgcaatgatataattttcaaattataaaactttaattaaatatgaaaatttatatagttaaaaatataatacacaaCATTGTTTCTAATAGTATAGTTTATTCATAGtgatacataataatattgttttaaactatatcttatgaataataattaaaattttcaaatacttgTCGTATTACACAGACTGAATATGTTTCTCAATATACATGTACAGTACATACATGCATTAGTTGTTAATCCTGATTCAACTGACAACCCACAAAGAAGCCGTATAcatttatacatacatatgAACATAATATAATGTTACAAAATCACGACAAGTTATAATCTTAACAGGGCTGAAACAACCAagtcaataatataaatttatacaatttttatttattcaatatcattaaatttttttattaaaaaatcaaacgcatcaattgtataatttatgattaaaaaattaatatccaatcaacttttttctttgaaataacataaatactaatattattcttaaaaaaaaaattgttattgaaaCTTTTTccgggttttttttttattttcaaaatgaatatgaatattatttgaaaaaaaaatggaatacttgttttatatttttttttaaataattaatatgttaatttatcatttgaaaaaaaatttataatttttttcatttcattatcttttcatttttcaatcggaaaaaaaaaacaaaaaaagtattattaattttatgttaaattttttatagttcAATTGGCTAgtttagatttatttatttaaaaaaaaaaatttattatttatgtgaaAGGGTTGTTTATAAAATCGACACAGCCCTGCATTAAATTAAGCCTTTACTTGGGGTGCTTGCCCTACGATAACTCGACAGTCAAACAGTACTTTCTACACCACCAATATCTACTATACAAAatacacaaaatttattacaattttactcgatatatttataacaattaaatacataatatcAGTCATCcatagtatttattaatttaaataaaaatagaaaaaagccaaaataattttttgattgtgcaaaataaatttttaactatttattataattttttttcttaattagaaaaaaaaaaaaaaaaaacgagcaaTGTAACGAGTTTACTCAGATTATTgttcataatttaattcaaatttttctcGTTGAGTTTTCATTGAATCGTGACTATTAAAATTGTGCCACaatattgtcaatttaatGTCAAACATCTTGACCGTTATTTACTTAGTAACGTGACTcggaattatttaaattattattattattttttaccaattaAACTGATCAACACTACCGACAAAAAGTACTTTATcacgttttaaattttttttcgaaatttctctatcaatttaaatggctggtaacatatttttttttaaattcaatttttttttttatttacaatttttagttgatttcatttgaaataacgTTAACTCAGTgtccttattttatttttttattcaacgtaGCATGTTCTATGATGCTTTTGATTGTacttcaaattattatttcatattttttattatttctctcTCAATAACCACATGACATGATAAATTTCTGTACACAATAATTCTCTTGATATTTCtcacgtttatttattttttctttgtaaaaaatataataaaaaaaaagtgataaaacGTCATCGTGATGGATTTGCTGTTGGTGACCGTTGGCttagtaaattattaactGTCATCCAAGATTGTCTGATCATTCAAATACACAGGTAATAAcggtgttaaattttattcatttaaattcaaaaaaaaaaaaaactcttcacacaatttcgattttaaaattagCATTTccataattacaataattccactgttaatttaattaactaaataaatttccaactttaattaacaataatttccttcataattaaaatatatatttaaaaaaaataatacattttttatagttaaatattgattaaacatttttaaagaaaataaagcaacatgcaatatatttttttataattgatatagaaaaaaataaaataaacataataataataatccacgTGGCATATGTTAACTGTCAGTTCttgatattttgtattttattatatattcatttttataatttattttcatatagcTAGAAGACAAGGATAGTTTTATCGTGGGGTAAAAACTACTGTCAGAACAACTTGCATGGTCAGTCTTTGTTGAAACAGGTCCAATGCATGACACTAATTTACCTTGTCTTATCATTGTAAAAtagttataatttatatattgataaataaaaaataaatcaatggaAGACTTAATCACAAGACTATCCGAGGCAgcaggtaaatttattttgctaaatttatttaaactattataaaagtaaaattttattgatttttttagatCCAAGAGTGATTGATTGGCCATTTATGAATGATCCATCATttgtacttgttattattgttgtgtatttaatattgGTACTTAAAATTGGACCAGCATTTATGGAAAATCGTAAAGCATAttcgttaaataaatttatgttttattataatattactgCTGTTATTGCAAGTGCAGCTATATCCTATGGTGtatgattaattttcattcaatttatttattgatgataattttttatttaattttaatgtactGTTTTTTGGTTTTTCTTGCAGTTACTTACGTCAGGATGGACGACGACACTGACTTTAGGCTGTGAACCAGCAACTCATTCGTTGGATCCTGAACCATTGagggtatatattttattgatttattaatatttttaaaaagacatgtgaaaatattttttaaattaaaatcgatttgttttttttttttttacgttgaGTTTtcgaaataaagaaataattttttcgactAGTTAATTTGTTGGTAGGATTAATAATTTAGTGTGTTGTTTTAAGCTTcaaattagtatttttaaaataaagtcaagatttaaatttaaattaaaatataataatataatataatcgtaagctattgtaaataaaattaaaacagtcTTCAGCATTAATTAGACTAAAATATagcttaaaataaattaaaaacatgtaaaaataatcaaaataaattataaaaaattgtacatcATTGAGGCTCTCCTGGCTACCATGCTGTGGGCTTATagaaatgaaatgaaataaataaataaataaatgaattagaaaaaataaaaaaaaaaaaaaaaagatacgtCGAGTGACCTTGggaataatcataaaattttaacaacatgaaaaatcatatatcaataaaataatagtccCTGTTTCGTAATATTAATCCTATGACAGGAAATGACATTATTGACATGAACTTTAGTTTttctgattattttatttaatcaaaattgaatgaccataaatttgaattaaatttttttaaattacagaaGAATTAAcaagtttcatttttttcttaaattaaattgttattttttaatgataataatgaaatattattaatttcagatGGCGAAATTTGTTTGGTGGACAATgatcttaaaaatttttgaacttactgatacttttatatttgtattacgaaaaaaaaaaaatcaaacatcttttttacatatttatcatcatgcTATGGTTGTTCTTATTGCTTGGATAGGAACTAGATGGGCTGCTGGTATGTCatctattaataaatatttattgataataataataataatatttttttttttttgattcaggTGGCATGTGGACATTAAATATCATAACAAATTGTATGGTCCATGTGATGATGTACATGTACTATCTACTTGCAAGTTTTGGaccaaaaatacaaaatgtaaTTTCACCATGGAAGCCTTACTtaacaataatacaaatggTAAATATTAACCAcctattaaaatacataatttatttataaattataatataaaaatatttatttttctctattttagttacaatttttatttatgttaattcACATGTGTCAGGCATTGTTGCCATCATGTGAACCAACAAGAAAACCAATTgcctatatttatttatcacaagttattgttgtattttatttattttgggaattttataaaaaatcatatttaaaaaagaataaaagtttgtaaattttaattttataaataaattattatataataaaattgaaaaaaaaaaaaaatataaaacaaatattttttatttgtttttttctttacgattatataaaaaataacaacaacaacaacaactcagcaatgttatttaaaatgtatttttttttatgtataaaagtCTAGAGTctagacaaataaatatttaaaattttatcgttacaaataattaatgaccAGCTCAGATTAGCATTGAGGATTACTGTGTCAATTGGCAATAAGTCCACTTGCATGGTCACCCACA from Aphidius gifuensis isolate YNYX2018 linkage group LG4, ASM1490517v1, whole genome shotgun sequence encodes:
- the LOC122855855 gene encoding elongation of very long chain fatty acids protein 1-like, which gives rise to MEDLITRLSEAADPRVIDWPFMNDPSFVLVIIVVYLILVLKIGPAFMENRKAYSLNKFMFYYNITAVIASAAISYGLLTSGWTTTLTLGCEPATHSLDPEPLRMAKFVWWTMILKIFELTDTFIFVLRKKKNQTSFLHIYHHAMVVLIAWIGTRWAAGGMWTLNIITNCMVHVMMYMYYLLASFGPKIQNVISPWKPYLTIIQMLQFLFMLIHMCQALLPSCEPTRKPIAYIYLSQVIVVFYLFWEFYKKSYLKKNKSL